The Culex quinquefasciatus strain JHB chromosome 2, VPISU_Cqui_1.0_pri_paternal, whole genome shotgun sequence genome contains the following window.
AAAATAGCAACAGAGACACATGGCTCAACATAAAGAAAGATTTcaagagaaaacaatacacagtaaaataacaattagattttgaattcaaactttttgcttcaataaaagttgataggcacactataaatggttaggcgcgcTTATACTTGCAttaaaccctacgtaatgtaccacccacGGCCGAGTTAAAacgcgtaaccggaaaagaaggtgtgcatgcctggcacgaacactcaaagcgtgttctagcgtgttgctcgtactgactcagagcaagggtgagatgtaggtgtaaaagcagtgcgtgttcgtcggcccgttcttacactgaaaattgcgaaatgtgaattgcgaaaaataaaatcccATCTTAAAATGTTAAGTATATATAACATCTAAAACATACGAACACTGAAATTGGCGTTCGAAACAATTTCGACCCATATGTACACACCAATCATatgtaattttgtcatttttgagttaatgatgcaatttggttcaaaatcatgtgaactttctgaaaaaaataaatgaaagttaGTACTTTGTTCCAGAAATCCTAAGAAATACAATTTTTCTAGAATACACGAATACACGTAGCTTTATGGGAGGGATAAATTTGCCTTGCGCGTATATCTTTTCTTATTCTGTCGCATGTGATCAATATAAGTATcaagtaccgtaatctggggtgaatcgggactacagtctgaatagggacagcagtttttagaacactttaagcttttaaatttggaaatggatgtacacattttgttggtctgagtgtCTTCTAACCGAAACTACCCAGAAAAATCATAATATTGTGCTCCAATTTGGTTAACCCTCTAACgtccagagctgtttgcttatcgtaaaaatagtaaatggcttaattttggtacaataatgcaggaaatactttactttgacccacaaacatcgaattggggcaaaaagtagaatttgaagtggtgcaccagagcaccatcaggaagatgagcaactttttttaaaccacaaaatctcgttttcttcaaatctattggttcatttgtttgaaaacgctacgaaatgtgttaaaaactacttattctttgctgttagaccatatttctgaagtattaactacaaattcttaaatctccgcattttcaggtttctttgattggctcattcaaaacccacaaataaccattttcatgaaaaatgaggaaaataataaaattatcggtctaataacaatgttttgtctttttttatgaatagtcaaaacgtttataaacttttgttttgataaaaataagctttttctgtaatttagaaaaaagagctcctgaatatttagttgctcatatgcctaggtggtgctctggtgcaccaaatgaaaaaggttgaaaaacacttaaaacctgtccaaactcacaatgtcATTCACagggttcttgtccaaggttcaaatgatagcaaaacatttttgtttcataaaattttgtgtttggtatttttacgggctttcgaaaacaggtcttatttatttcctaaaattggcccatttttgtttacatttcacactgtaactttgcttgtgcttaaccaaatttgatgaaatttggggagatgttagtatacattctacatgaacacctgcaacttaaagcatcatgaaaagttgtgtcagttccgagatatttgagttcaaagttttggtgctctggagtaaacatgggcgtgagagggttaaaacggctgtcccaattcgccccatgcgtcctgattgaccccagtttacgggaCGCAAAATATTGGTTGATGTTATGTTAGATAAGTATTTCTTACTCGTgtaatcatttttcaaatttgttttgtaaattttccagGGAAAGACGGCGGTCAACCGAACGCGACAAGAGCCGGGATAGAAGTCGGGAGCGTCGAGAGCGAGACAGAGATCGAGAACGAGAACTGCGACAGCGTGATTATCGACGAAGATCGAGGTGAATTGTAGTGAAAGTTTGTAGCTCGTTgttgttcaactttttttccggaGCGTTGTCTTCAGCATTTTTCAAAGTAAGAAAAGCAATAACATAAAAGCGATTCTTCTCCTTTTCAGGTCGCGATCATTCGATCGGGACAGAGGTCGTGACAAGTCACCGTTgccgtcatcatcatctaccTCGTCCAGACGTCTGCACACAAAGCCTGTAGTAACGGAAGCAGACCTCGAGGGAAAAAGTCCGGAAGAGCAGGAAATGATGAAAACGATGGGTTTTTGTGGTTTTGACACAACCAAGGGTAAGAAGGTTGAAGGGAACAATGTGGGCGAAGTCCACGTTATCCTGAAACGCAAATACCGTCAGTACATGAACCGCAAGGGAGGCTTCAATCGACCCCTGGACTTTGTCGCATAGTTGTTTTCACTGACATCATTAGTTTACAAACTATTTAGCTTTCTTTGTTACGCAGTTGTAACAGCTTTAATGTTACGCTGCTACTGCTGGATTTGGTTATATTACGGTTTTTGCTCTTTATATTTCACAATTAATTCATAACATATGGGTGTATCAAAGTGATCCTTAGTATCCAGTTTATCCTCCACAATGTACAATAGTCGCAACACACAACAAACGGGTTCCACAACACTGCAATAGTAATTTTTCATATACAAACAATCCATTACAAAATTTACCACAGAATGCAATAGCCAAAGAAGAAGTGTGAAAGCGGTACATTCAATACGGAATCAGTATGTTGATAAGTGCCTTCAAACATAACATTTAAtacattttcttcaaaattaattacgaacaaatatttaattttccaaCCGGTTTCTCAATGTACGTTAATTCAGCCCTCACTCCAAGTATTGGTCCAAgcgagtaaaatttaaaaaaatataagtaagCATAGTAAGCAAGTTCAAGTTTAGCAtagtgcaaaacaaaaaaagttattgttttggaaaATGTATGTTTGGATGTCCGCAATCTACACTTCTTTTatatacacacacacaacaacCTCAAATAGTTCTATTCAATACAGTAAACAGCATCATCAAAACAGAAACTTTAATATACCTCATATATTAAGTACATACAAAACCAATTATATATTCGTCAATaagcaaataataaaaacaacaatGCGTCGAATTTCCCATACAACATAAGTATTCTTTCCGATAAACttacttagggaccatccataaaccacgtgacactttagggggggggggtattgcGATTgttcacgatccatacaaaaaagatttttttgtatggacagttgtccacgaaggggggaggggggtaatagattcccaaaaaagtgtccacgtggtttatggatggtcccttacaacTGAatctaataaagtaaaaaactAAAGATCATACAATGGTacgatttaaatttctttagacCTTGTAATGTAGTTAtatgtttcgtttaaaaaaaaataaagtcaaatcTAAGCGGATGTGTATTTGGATGtttcaaattgaaataatttatagCATAGAGTTATTATTACGTGTAACTTATTGTATACTGTAGGAATTATGAAGAATAAATAAAgagatttgaaaaattaaacagcGTTTTCACATAACTTTTATAGACTACCTTGTAAGCTCGCGTTACATaagtaaattacaaaaatatacttGAAATACTGACTCTAACTTTGTTGAAATACttatattcaatgtttgaaGTTTCAATACTTGCGTGCTcttagattttcttttttttccttcgtCCAGTGCGCCAACTGACCACATTTAACTCATTCTGTCCACACTAAATTTCAAGGTCTACTTTGGAACCATCCTTAAACCACGTGCACctttggggggaggggggctcagcgattgtccacgcgcatacaaaaaagatttgatttgtatggaaattgtccaccagggagggaggggggtggggttctgagatttaaaaaaaagtgtgcacGTATCCACACTGAATTTTTGCATTTggcaaaataaacattattgtcATCTGGGCGAATTGGAACAGCTGTTTTAACATTGTTGCAacctaatattttgatatttttgagtgttttttggtAGACAAGATTTatgtctgaagttttttttttttaaatggtccaataaaccaaatttttagtttttgctttatgggtgttttttaatacccctaacTCAAgacggttttaaaaacaaaatctggtaatttggtttatagagctttatgacgtttcgcgtacgcacactagcgcaccatttaattttgctggctgacaaaatttaacctcactttttttcgtgtacgtacacgcgatacatacgcacgtagattactctattggacattttcaaaaaaaaaaaaaaaaaaactccagatgtgtcaaaaatgtgtacattcatttccaaatttgaagcaTTTCGTCGATTTAACTGCTCTAAAacgtgctgtccctattcagactgtagtcctgataagccccagatgacggtatcaAAAATAGGCCAGAAAttcgtttaaaagttagttataATATggttataataataataataaataataattattcaGGTCTCTTAACAAACAATCGTTTGACTCGAGTCATCTTTCGTAAATCATTACCACAGATCTTTTGAAACAACAAATACAGATTTCGCATAGAAAATGGCATCATTGCTAGTCAACAGAAGCAATTTTTCAAAGTGCCCTATGTTTAtggactaaaacatttttttttataatactaACTAAAACATGCAGACGacaatttaatcaaaaaatggggtcaataaacatttttgaatcagCCTAAGGGGTATTCTAAAGCTAACACATAAATTTGGTTAACATATTAGCTCGATTTTTGTacctttcttaaaattttaattgacaCACACTGCATCAtaaaaaaagtctttaaaataaaatcagacaaaagttttttttgaacaattttattttaaaatacacaaacaaataaaaacagcgCATAACGGAGTaggagcaactttttttgatttgtttgctGATCGTTCATGCAACCTTCTGAAAACCTACGCTACAAATATGGTGGAAAAAGCGAAGCAGCAGGCCGTGATTGTCGTGGTGGTCAGGAGAAGCAAAGTTtagttgaaaaaatcggaaaatttaatTACGGATTGGAAAATCCAGATCTGAAAGTTCTCGTAAACGTTTATCAAGTGTATTGGCCTGCCGGAAGAACGGAACATCTTGGACAACAAACGTGTTTTGGTGTGGCTTCGTCGGGAATTAAGTTATTTCTGGTGGCTAGCGGAGCAtgttatatgattttttgcaagTAGAAAATCGACTTGCTGAATTCAATGGTGTAGTGCTGAAAACTATTTACAaacttgcgaaaaaaaaagtgctcTTTGGCGCATCAACGAATCATCATGAAAAGTAAGAATAAACTAGTGAATGCACCCGATCCTTTGTGTTCGAGTATCAAATCGGCTACAAATGGAAGTAATCCGCTTCTAGGTGCTGGAGGAGATTCCGTGGCCGCTCCCACGGGGCTGCAGCCCCACAAACCGCACATCTCATTGGACAAGTATGACGAGTTCCAGTTCAAAGTGCCTGCGGAAGCGCCGGTGTTTGAACCATCCGAGGAGGACTTCAAAAATCCCCTCATCTACATCAACAAAATAAGACCGATAGCGGAAAAGTACGGAATCTGCAAGATCCGGCCCCCAGCGGTgagtaaaatttctaaaaacgttccaaatggtccgatttttactTTTTGGCCTTGTTAAACTTTTACTCGATGATGAAAACCAAATTAAAAGTAGGGAGTGCAGTAGGCTTCGATTCTCCATTTTTGTTCTCATCCCTCGTCATATTAAAATGGGGTAAATTGATGATGAAAAATATTAGCCTCTTTGAAAGAAGGTGCCAACCAGCTATTTTTTTGTGATCTCTTAATTAACTTATTGcaataaaatgtgtttaaaataaAGTATCCATTTTGTTCTACTGTAAAAGTGTAAGCGACTAATTTGTGTTGATTAAATGCGACCGTCAATTGGGGTGAAACTGAGACGGTCAGTGCCAACAGCAATGTATCTTCCAGTTTAGTCTAACCACAGTTTAAAATCGGatttagttaaaaaaacaaatcggattttttttaaatgatccaataaacaaaaatttcattttattgttcgttgagtgtttttgaataccccgaGTCAAACTTGGAGTcaaagcggttttaaaaacacaaaaaagcaacaaaaaaaaattgtttattggGACCATTCAGAAACCAGGCAATAACATCATAACATCAATAACTTATTAAAAGTTTACAGTTAACAGAAAAACTAAACAGAAAGGCAgaccaagtgcgaatgatgctgatgatacctcttcagttgacgctcaggcgaggaacatcctggaaggagcgttactgactacgtccgtagtcctgttagatcattcttgatcaagacagtatagctctggttccttgcaagtgtcctattttcttacctccacgttggcttggttttcatgatgacctagctggtggcctgtggaaacggctcgtaaacctttgaccaccgcgggtcagaatcGGCTAAAAGGAAGGGGCGCGCCAATGTGggacagggaagtaatttgtgattgtagacggtattgttttgattcgcagtatgttgagtcaactgctgtgggtgtacctgagcatcgcagaacggggtttctcttctttccattttatctaccatctatattctgtttattttgtttcactgattctctaacACGCCTGCTGTTTATCATCGTCCACttgttttcgattttactttcatgattctcttatttctcaactctttttcactctattttaccaattgatgctgctgtaacaaactgtctgttttcTCTTAATTTGATgtcaatttttttatctttatttatctgtttgaataatttttcatctgtgAAGAATTAGGCAGAGCAGTTTAACAAAAAGTCTTTATTCTTCGGAGGTTACAAGAAAAGAGAAAGATTTATCTGACAAACTAGCATGGCTTACTAAGATCTGTTTGTCGGTTGCCTAGAGCACCGTTAGCCGTAACTAGGGGCGTCCACTACACGGTTGCTTATCAACACCCTCGCTCAACCGAAACAAATCTAGCACTTTGCATCAAACCTGATCATTTTTCTGCGAATTATGCTTCGCCAACAAGCACGATTTTCTCCTATTTACGCAGCGCCTAACTTTAATCTTCAACTTGGTCTTCTCATCGTTCTTCGTCTGCTTTGGCGACTCCATCCTCTCACAGCATTGCTTCGCTCCGTCAGCTGGCAGGTTTCCAATGATCGATTCAGCTCCAGCATTCCGAGCGAGGTTCGTCTCGCTGTCCTGCTTTGGTCCAGTGGATCCTGTGAAACATTCACCAGCAGTACTCCGCCACAGCTTGTTACGGTTGCAAGGGACTTACCCACGATTTTGCGCTCCCGTCCGCTAGGCCTCGTGGACACTTCTGCAGAGCAGTTGTCACGTTCTGGTTGCGAAGGGAGCGCGCCGTTGGGTCCCTCCTTGTCTTCGGCTTCCAACAACTCCGCTACGCCGGGCTGTCTACCTGACGAGCCGGCAATCCGCACCTCTTTGCCTTCGTTCTCGGAGTTTCGTGGCGGCTTATCAGCTGGAACATCTTCAGCTTGTTCTTCCGCAGGTTACCCGCCTCCGATCTCGCAGGATGGTTTTCCACCGTCTTCAACACCACCACGCCGGTAAATGTCCAACGCGTATAGTTGTCCAGATCGGCGTCCGCTGCCCACCATACGATCTCCTTTTTCAATGGACACTCTTCCACCAGCGAACTTCACGGTCATTCCAACGTCCTCGAGCCGCCGAACCGAGAACAGATTGCTTCGCAGCTCTGGCACGTAGAGCACATCGTTGGCTACAGCCTGTAGCGACCTTCCCTTGACCAACATCCTAACTCGTACCGTGCCGATCGATTCCGCCACCAGCGACTGTCCCGATTTGGCCACGGCAATGTGCACCTTCCGAGCCAGCGGCCGCAGTTCCTCGAAGAGTGACTTGTCCCGCACCATGTGGCTTGTCGCTCCAGAATCCAGAAACCAGTCAACTTTTCGACCCACAGTAGGCGACGACCAATCAGCAACGTTGCCCGTAGCAACTCCAAACGCAATCTCGTTTTCGCTGGTCAAGTTAGCTCTGCCAGACTTACCAGACCTCCAGCTTCTTTCCGATTCCATCTCGTCCGACCGTCCGTCGGGACAATCCGCTCGTTTGTGGCCATACCCACCACATCCGAAGCACTTTAGCGCTCTTCTCCTCCTGCTGGCGAACGACGactctacttcataaattactatctttcttttactattgattcttcaaatagtaggggcagggggggggggggcagaatggaccaggggggcagaatgggccacccttggttttaggctttagaatggatttagaccaattgtaaggcaagggtcttataaaggacaTCAAATAACTTCACCATACCaaaaacgacgtttgaattcattgtatttttcgaattatgagcaaaaatgtaaatttatttgaaaaaccacggaaatgttgtttatttcgaggttactaaataagctttctgaaaagttggattgtttgaaaaagtttgctcaATGCTTATAAAGTTACTAGATGCTTCTACCAAGGTATACAAACAACAATGGAaccttaaaatcatttataggcttggtggtggatgtgttaaattaaaatccacttgggggcagaatggaccacccttttcctgccttataaaaacagctaaatggattatttcactcctggtagcttcaaaaatcacgtttaatgcaacaaaagttgattttttagttgtttcgacgcttagttgtaaaaatagtgtctttttTCGACAAActtacactattttcaaaaatctttgtttttttttagttacttttttataaaagtgatcAAATTTCATGGAAACTATAATGGAAAGGTCCCTCAAGTAATTtcttatctcccttcaacgttgtattagacaaaatggcttgttttctaaggtggcccattctgccccgcagggtggtccattctgccccgcaccctggaaagTTAGTcgaaaagacttttttttaaaaaaagtggttcaaaaacagttttaagtaaaaaaaaatcatcaaccaagtatataacattgaagggaacattccaaagcataagcctagactacatgatcgttgcttagtttctaattacaagggggaacatctatctttgattgtagaactgttttttcatggtggattttgtcattgtgaaatcgatcgtgttattatatttgttatgagTTTCCATCATTCTATTCATGGGCCCGTTGTTAGCGTAGTCAGTTCTGTGAAAATGCAATGCGAAAGGCTCACGTGCTCTCAATACGCGTGTGAGTtcatagaaatttaatttttgtaacaaCTCTGGAGAATTAATTCGGTTTGCAATAAGATCATTTACGAACGAGAGAGAGGCGAATTCACGACGCTTTGCAAGTGTTTCTAAGCTTATTAACATACAGCGTGCAATATACGAAGCAAAGGGAAACACTGTCCACCCTAGTTTACGAAGAGCAAAtagtaaatattgtttttgcacTGATTCAATAGGGTTTCGTGTGTTTTGATGTGTGGACTCCACACGACGCTAAATCTCTGACATTTGAACAGGTTTCAACTGTCTGGTTGTCTAGTTTTACGTTTATATTtggcttatttatttttctgctgaACAAGATCGATGTACACTTTTTAATGTTAAGTTGTAAAAGGCTACGACAGCaccattcaaaaaatatgttgatttcgTTCTGGAATCTTGAAGCGTCAGTTTCGTCTTTAATGTTCATAATCGAAACGTTGATATGCTTTAATATAAAGGATACATCATTTACGCAAAGATTAAAAAGTAATGGGCCTAAATGAGAGCCTTGAGGTCCCCGGAAGTAACATTGAATAGTAATAATAATGAAATTCCCAGACAAAATGTCCACATGGTTGGTCCCTAAACAGTTCTTTAGCAAGACTGATTCTTTCTGTATATGTaatagtattttcatttttttcgtttgttttcaGAGCTGGCAGCCTCCGTTCACCGTCGACGTTGAAAAGCTGACGTTTGTTCCACGAGTTCAGCGTCTCAACGAGTTGGAAGCCGAAACGCGTATAAAGCTCAATTTCTTGGACCAGATCGCTAAATTCTGGGAGCTGCAGGGTTCTTCCTTGAAAATTCCAATGGTTGAACGCAAACCTCTGGATCTCTATACATTGCATAAGGTAGTAAACGAAGAAGGAGGCATCGAGGTCGTCACGAAGGAACGCAAATGGTCACGAGTGGCCTGCCGCATGGGTTACCAACAGGGCAAAAACGTTGGTACAAATCTGAAGGCCCACTATGAACGAATCTTGTATCCTTTCGATATTTACCGCTCtggtaaaattattgatttggcAAATTTGGAAACCGAGCAAGAAGATTGCGAATATACGCCCCACTCGATTGAAGCTCGGCAGCAGGTCCAGCCACCGCCGGCAACAACTGCTAGGCGATCTCAGCGCTTTGCCCAGATGAACAAGTCAGCCAGTATTGGAGCTGAAGGGGACGCATCTCGCACCTCTCCCAGTAAATATCAACGAATGAAGAACTTGTACGGTGCCGGCACGAACGGATCTCCCACCAAGAACAAACCAGATACACCTTACACGCCGAATCCGCACGATCCGATGGCAAAGTACATTTGTCACATGTGCAATCGCGGAGATGTGGAAGAGTCGATGTTGCTGTGCGATGGATGTGACGCTTCGTATCATACTTTTTGTCTGCTGCCACCACTGCAGGAGATTCCTAAGGGAGACTGGAGATGCCCGAAATGCATCGTCGAGGAAAACTCGAAGCCCGTTGAGGCTTTTGGGTTTGAGCAAGCTCAACGAGAGTACACTTTGCAGCAGTTTGGCGAAATGGCAGATCAATTCAAATCCAACTACTTCAACATGCCCGTACATTTGGTCCCGACCGAACTTGTCGAGAAGGAGTTTTGGCGTATTGTTTCGTCGATTGATGAAGACGTCACCGTTGAATATGGAGCCGATTTGCATACGATGGATCACGGCAGTGGATTCCCAACAAAATCATCACTTTACTTGCTCCCGGAAGATCAGGAATATGCCGAATCCAGCTGGAATCTGAACAATCTCCCAGTTTTGGACGAGTCCATCCTTGGGCACATTAATGCGGACATAAGTGGAATGAAGGTTCCGTGGATGTATGTCGGGATGTGCTTTGCCACATTTTGCTGGCACAATGAAGATCACTGGAGCTACTCCATCAACTATTTACACTGGGGCGAACCTAAAACCTGGTACGGTGTTCCTGGAACCCGAGCAGAAAATTTTGAGGCAGCCATGAAGTCGGCTGCACCGGAACTGTTTCAATCACAACCGGACTTGCTGCATCAATTGGTGACGATCATGAACCCGAACATCCTGATGAACGCAAATGTTCCCGTCTACAGAACCGACCAACATGCTGGCGAATTTGTCGTCACATTCCCGCGAGCGTATCACGCTGGTTTCAATCAAggatacaactttgccgaggcCGTGAACTTTGCACCGGCTGACTGGATGAAGATGGGCCGCGAATGTGTCAATCATTACTCCAAGCTGCGCAGATATTGTGTCTTCTCCCACGATGAACTCGTGTGCAAGATGGCTTTGGAACCGGATCGGTTGAACCTTGGAATCGCCACCGCTTGCTACATCGATATGGCCGAAATGGTCGACACGGAGAAAAAGCTGCGGAAGAATCTTCTAGAGTGGGTGAGTAAAGCTAGCGATAAAGTTATACATGTTAAAGGATTTCCATTCATTCTAATTGGAAATGCATTAAATGTGACAGACAGTAGCGCAAGTGGAAAGTTGAGattttcattcgctgtcaaaatattttgtaactaAAGCAATATCTTGctaaatattttctttaaaagttAACTACATTATGtgttatattattttatttctggAATACTTTTCATATTTGGTATTTATAGGAGactaaagtaaaaaaataaactattgaaaaaaactatattaaacCAAATTGTTGCTACCTGAAAGCATTAATTTGCACTTAGAATGAAgtgagatcatttttttttttaattacaaaatgtgttttttttttgtattatgttAGGGTGTAACAAACGCGGAACGCGAAGCATTCGAACTACTTTCGGACGACGCAAGACAGTGTGAGATTTGCAAAACTACATGTTTCTTGTCCGCGGTGACCTGCAAGTGCACCACGAACCTGGCTTGCCTGCGTCATTTTGCTGAGCTTTGCGAATGTCCGGCGGAGAACCACACCCTCAAGTATCGCTACACGCTGGACGAATTGCCGTTGATGGTGCAAAAGTTGAAAGTGAAGGCCGAATCCTTCGAAAAGTGGTTGTTCAAAGTACGCGATGTACTGGATCCGGCTATTCACACGAACATCACACTCGACGAACTGCAAGACGTTGCCCAAGAAGCCGAGACGCAAAAGTTTCCCAATAGTGTCATTTTGGAGCGGTTGAATTTCTCCATTCTGGAGGCCCAAAAGTGCATCACCGTGATTCAACAATTGGACATCAACAAGATCCGTACTCGAACCCGTAACTCGGCAGAGTGTGCCAAGTACAAGCTCACCCTGGAAGAGCTGGACATGTTTGTCAATGAAATCAACAACCTTCGTTGTATCATCCGCGAGGGCGATAGCGTCCGCGAGCTGCAGAAAATTGGCAAAGAATGGGTTAAGCAGGTGGAAAGTGCTCTTAAGACACGTTTCAAGGACACAAACATTCAGCAGCTAACGCATTTGATCGAGGAGGGAAGTTCGCTCTGTATCGAGTTGCCACAGATTGCCCAGCTGAAGGATCGTTACGCGCAATTTAAGTGGTACACGCAGGTGCGGCTGTTGCGCGAAAACACCATCGATCGTCTCTCGCTGGATGACATCAAGAAAATGTTGGACGAAGGAATGAAAATACTTCCACACACGGTTCTGGAGAAGGAGTTGGCGGAGCTACAAGGGATAATGCTTCAGGTGAGTGTTTTGTGGAAGGATGACAATATTGAATTGCCttttttaacattacatttTCGTTT
Protein-coding sequences here:
- the LOC6041410 gene encoding U4/U6.U5 small nuclear ribonucleoprotein 27 kDa protein; this encodes MPSSPRRKAHREKRRDRDETRPSGRERRRSTERDKSRDRSRERRERDRDRERELRQRDYRRRSRSRSFDRDRGRDKSPLPSSSSTSSRRLHTKPVVTEADLEGKSPEEQEMMKTMGFCGFDTTKGKKVEGNNVGEVHVILKRKYRQYMNRKGGFNRPLDFVA